One window of Ornithodoros turicata isolate Travis unplaced genomic scaffold, ASM3712646v1 ctg00001065.1, whole genome shotgun sequence genomic DNA carries:
- the LOC135376231 gene encoding uncharacterized protein LOC135376231: MAGKRGRATLMATSVAPQFTESRLSYVQDRQSRIRFLVDTGADVSVSPASPADRFRKPLFHLLAVNHTGIPVYQQKSLSLNLGLRRSFRWVFLVAAVKDAILGADFLHHFRLTVDVSRRLLRDSTTSLAVAAIPASPGLPLFGSALAHLKSPFTGLLDQFPSLTRSPEWTRPVQHDLVHYIQTTGLPVSATTRPLPPQKLCIAKQEFEHMLSIGIARPSSSSWSSALHMVPKKTGD, translated from the coding sequence ATGGCCGGAAAACGTGGCCGGGCAACGCTGATGGCGACCTCCGTTGCTCCACAGTTTACAGAAAGTCGCCTCTCCTACGTCCAAGACCGGCAATCCAGGATACGTTTCCTCGTCGATACGGGAGCTGACGTCAGCGTTTCGCCAGCCTCCCCTGCTGACCGTTTTCGGAAACCCCTGTTTCACCTGCTGGCAGTCAATCACACTGGCATACCGGTCTACCAACAGAAGTCCCTTTCGCTAAATCTGGGCCTCCGGCGATCCTTTCGCTGGGTTTTCCTTGTGGCAGCAGTTAAGGACGCCATTCTTGGGGCAGACTTCCTGCATCACTTTCGACTGACTGTGGACGTTTCTCGCCGCCTCCTCCGCGACTCTACCACGTCTCTCGCCGTTGCAGCGATAcctgcttctcctggtttgccgCTGTTTGGCTCGGCTCTAGCCCACCTAAAGTCTCCCTTCACTGGGCTGCTTGACCAATTCCCCTCCCTCACGCGCTCTCCGGAATGGACGCGGCCCGTGCAGCACGACCTGGTCCACTATATTCAAACCACGGGACTGCCTGTTTCAGCGACGACACGGCCGCTGCCTCCGCAGAAGCTGTGCATCGCCAAgcaggaattcgagcacatgctcTCAATCGGCATCGCTCGCCCTTCTTCGAGTAGTTGGTCTTCAGCGCTCCACATGGTCCCcaagaagacaggcgactga